CGAAAATCGGCACATTCGTTACTTTATCCTCCGTGACAATCCTACAGCCTTCGATATCGCCACACGGGCGAACGCGTATCAGGAGATTGCTGAGGGCACGCCGCTGGGTATCCCGCTCGTATTCACCTCCAATCCGCGAAACAACATTGCGGAATCTCTCCAGTTCGGCTTCCAAGAGGCCTCTGGACAGTTCTCTACTTGGCCCGGATCACTGGGCATGGCAGCAACGCAAGATCAATCCCTTATCCGTGACTTTGCAGAAATCGCCCGCGAAGAGTGGCGTGCGTCCGGTATCCGGAAGATCTATGGATCTCAGGTTGAGGTTGTGACGGAGCCGCGTTGGCGTCGTATCAGTGAAACTTTCGGCGAGAGTCCAGAACTGAACTCGATGATAGCGACTGAGCTTGTAAAAGGCTTCCAAGGGGAAAAAATCAACAACGATTCTGTTGTCCACACCATCAAGCATTTCTTTGGTGACGGTGCGGTACTTCGAGGATTGGACCCGCACTTACCGCACGGCAAGAATACGCTCTATCCGACGGAGGGAAGCTTATTCAAATACCAACTTCCTCCATTCCAAGCTGCAATTGAAGCAGGGGCGAGCTCGATTATGTCCTTCTATAACGTTCCTAATAACGAGATGAGTGCCGATCAGCTCCCGAAAGAGCTTTGGTACTCGGAAACCGAGCAATTCGAGCAGGTGGCAGGTGCCTACAACAAAGGTTTAATTACCGACCTGTTGCGGAACACGATGGGCTTCAAAGGTTACGTGAACAGCGACAGCGGCGTGTTGGCCGGCATGGCTTATGGTGTCGAGGGTTTAACCATTGAACAGAGGTTCGCAAAAGCAATTCGTGCCGGAACGAGTATCTTCTCAGACAACAATGACCCGAGCGGACTCATCTCAGCCGTTAACAAGGGTGTGCTGGGTGAAGAAGAGCTGACCCCTTCATTAACACTTCTGCTTACGGAGATGTTCGATCTCGGACTGTTCGAGAATCCGTACGTTGATCCGGCAGCGGCCCAGGAAATCGCAGACTCGCCTGCAAATCAGGCACGGGCTGATGAGGCTCACCTTAAGTCGGTTACACTTTTGCGCAACGATAAGGGAATGCTGCCCCTGACCGATACAAAACTCGCTACTACGAAGCTGTACGTGGAGGTTTTCAACGGTGCAAACAGTGCGGCCCAGACAGCTTCAATGAAGCAACTCATCGCTAAGGAAGACCCATCGGTAAACATTGTGAACACGCTCGAGGAGGCGAACGCCGCCCTCGTGGTTTTACGGCCGAAACCATATGAATACCCAGACCTTTCCACGGTGGAAATCCAATTAAATCAGCTAACTGGTATTGACGTGGCAAAGGTTAAACAGATTGAGGCGGCTGTCCCGACTGCCCTAGTAATCAACATGACCAATCCGTGGGTTATCAACGAGGTTGAGCCTGGCGCTGCAGCTGTCGTGGCTACCTATAGCGTTAAGGCTGAAGCACTACTCGACGTGCTGCGCGGTCGCTTCAATCCTACAGGCAAGCTGCCGATTACGATTCCAGCTAGCCAAGAGGCAGTAGAAAAAAATGCACCGGACGTACCAGGCTACGCTGAAGCATTCGATTATACCTACACGAATGCAGCTGGTGACGATTACACATTTGGTTTTGGTTTGTCTTACGAGGCAAACGTTTCTGATATTAGTGCAACGCTCACCGGTGAAACCTCTGTAACGGCTGGAAAAACTTTTAACTTGAACTTTGGTCTCGATAAAGTCGCTCAAAATGTGTATGCACAGGAGCTGACCCTTAATTTTGATCCAGCTAAAGTAGACTTTGTAGATGCAACCTCATTGAAAGCAGGCTTGGAAATTGTAAGCAAAGAGGTAAAGGCGCCAGGGAAAGTACGAATTATTTTCGCGAGCCTAGGAGCTGGGAATGCGATTAACTCGGATGGTGATCTATTACGCTTACAGCTTAAGGCAAAATCGAATGCGCAGATAGCTTCTACTGATGTTAAGTTGACTAATATTATTTTGGCTGACGGGAATGGTGTTGAAACACCGCTTGCCGAAGCTTCTAAAAGTATCAACATTGGTTATATCAAAGGCGACATAAACGGTGATGGTAAAGTGTCCATTGGCGATCTGGGGATCGTAGCCGCAGCATTCGGCAAGACGGACAAAAGCCCTGACTGGGCTGACTACAAGGCAGCGGATGTAAAAACGGACGGGAAAATAGATATTTTCGATCTTTCCACTGTTGCACAATTAATCGAATAAATTCAGAACGAGCCCTAGGAATGCATCTATGGCTCGTTTTTCCTTTGCCGATTAGGATGAGGACATGGTTCATATACGGACCTATCTTATTTTTGTTACGATTGATTTCGATACATAGAGTTGGGCTTTAAACAGGGGGAAAGAGATGTCGAAATATAAACAATGGTTGTATCAGCTATCGTATAAGAAGCGGATCTGGCTTTCGTTTGTCATTTTAATCACGTTAGCGATCAGTACGACTGGGACGATGACTTATTTTATTGCAGCCAAAATACTGAATAGAAATGCCTCCGAATTAAGTCAGAATAGCCTAAACAAGTCTGCCCAGGTCTTCGATGAGAAGCTAAGGCAAATCATCGTATCGGTCATGACGCTGACAATCAGCGAATCTTTCAAGGATATCCTCAATAATGCGTGTGCGGGCGATACACAAAATTATTATCAGCTGTTATCTTCCATTCAAACGCCATTCTCACAAATTCAAGCCTTGGAGCCAGCTGTTCAGTCTATTCTTATTACTACATCTATAGGCGAATTTTACCCGACCAATGACGTGCGGTTGAAAGAGAACTCTTTTTTTAACACGGAAATGTACAAGCTCATATCAGAATATCAGCACGCTATTTGGATAGAAGGACATGAAGATACCTTTTTTTGGAGAAAAGAAAAGGTGATCTCATTAGTCATGCAACCGCTTACGGAGAGCCTAAATAATGAGACTTACCTTATCGTGAATATTAAAGAGCAAGCATTGATTGACCTGCTAATGAAAAATGTAGAGGAAACAGGACAACGATTTTATCTGGTCTCAAATAAAGGCGATCTTGTATTTTCTTCGGAGTCCCGTACTTTGAGCTGTTTTCATGAGAGCCGTTTTATTGAAAATATAAATCAGGATACGAGAGGCAGTTTTGAATATGGAGGAACTAACAACTCTCTATTAATTAATTAATTATTCAAGCCTGTCTTTAGCAGAGGACTGGATTCTGCTTAGTGTTCAATCCAAAGCAGATCTCTTGAAACAAATCCGTTTGATTAAATGGGTTTCGTTACTAATTATGATTGGATGTCTATTGCTTTCCATGATTTATTCTAATATTCTCACGGCTATTCTGCTGAAGCCATTGTTGAAGCTTCGAAACTTAATGGTGAAAGTTGAACACTCGAATGATTTAAGCGTTCGCTTTGAAAGCGAATATCAGGATGAAGTCTCCCAGGTGGGCAGAAAATTCAATAGTATGTTGGAGGAGTTAGCTCTATCGATCAAGGAAACGGAAGAAATTGAAATTAAGAAACGCAAGGCGGAAATCAAAGCCTTGCAAGCGCAAATTGATCCTCATTTTTTATATAACACGTTAAATACGATTTATTGGAAAGCGCAATTGCATCAATCCGATGAGGTCAAGGAGATGGTTCTATCCTTATCGCGTATGTTCCAGCTCGGTTTAAATAATGGATTTGACTATACAACTTTAGAGAAAGAAATTGAGCATGTGAAACAATATTTATTCATTCAAAAAAAATGTTATACGAATCTATTTGACTATAAAGTGACGATAGACTTGGAAAATGATAGCATCATCGATATTACAATCCTCAAAGTTATTCTTCAGCCATTGGTCGAAAACTCCATTTTGCATGGTTTTAAAAATCGTAAATCAGGCGGCCTTATTCATATATGGATTAGAAAAACGGAGGAGCATCTTGTTATTACCGTTGAGGATAATGGGGAAGGCATGAATGTGGATGAGATTAAGCAAAGCTTACAAGTACCCACCCAGAAGACGGGATATGCGCTGCGTAATATTTATCACCGGCTGCAGCTTTATTATGGCGAAGACTCCGAGATGACCTTTGAAAGTATCCCGGATCAGAAAACTTCTATTACACTAACGATCTCAATGAAGGGAAGAGATGGGTATGGAGAAACGGTTTAGCATGTGTGTATTGGACGATATTATAAGCGTAATAGACGGGATATCCCTTGGAATCCCTTGGGCTAATTATGGAATTGAGATTATTGGTACTGCTTTAGACGGCGACGAAGGGCTTAAAATGGCTTTAGAGCTGAATCCGGATATCCTCTTGACGGATATTAGGATGCCGGTCATGGATGGTCTTGAATTAACGCGCAGAATAATAGAAAAGTCCCCGGCATGCAAAGTCATCCTTCTAAGCGGCTATACGGAATTCAGCTATGCTCAGCAGGCGATTCGATACGGGGCTTTTGATTTTGTAGCTAAACCTTTTTCAATGGAGGATATTATAGAGGTTGTCTTAAAGGCAACGGAAGAGATTGAGCTTGAGCGGAGCAAGCATAAAAGAATATATGAGATGGAAGCCAGAGTGAGAGAGAGCAAGCCTCTCCTCAGGCAGGAATACTTTAATCTGCTCATTCGTTATTCTTCAAGCGAGGAGAGTGCCAGGGCAAAGTGGGATTTTCTTGAAATTGATTTAAAGAGAGAGGGCTTTGTTGTGATGGTCGCCGAAATCGATCGATTTTCGAAAACCATTCAAACGCTGCCTATCGGAGAAGTAGAGCTCACCCGTTACGCTTTGCAAAATATTTTGGAGGAGACGATTAACGAATATACGCAAGGGGTCGTATTTAGAGAAAGCATGAACCGTCTTGTTATCATCTACAATTCTACAGATCAGATAGAGTCTGGAGCATTAGCCGAGATTTGTTGCAATAATTGCGCGCTATACTCGCGTCATACCGTATCCATCGGGGTGAGCCTGAGCACAAACCTTATTTCGGAAATTCATCTCGGCTATCAGCAGGCCATAAGCGCATTGTCTTATAATTTTTATACGGGCGGCAACGGGGCATTTCGTTACGGCGATTTTGGCCAAATGA
This region of Paenibacillus sp. JDR-2 genomic DNA includes:
- a CDS encoding glycoside hydrolase family 3 N-terminal domain-containing protein is translated as MSKKSKPVALFVDGSIMLSSLGLPSTSAADGKVQPVISSHVKEILTIEGKKYRDLNGNGQLDIYENWEKPTAERVADLIPRMSVAEKAGLMQITSNPNAANVNDFIENRHIRYFILRDNPTAFDIATRANAYQEIAEGTPLGIPLVFTSNPRNNIAESLQFGFQEASGQFSTWPGSLGMAATQDQSLIRDFAEIAREEWRASGIRKIYGSQVEVVTEPRWRRISETFGESPELNSMIATELVKGFQGEKINNDSVVHTIKHFFGDGAVLRGLDPHLPHGKNTLYPTEGSLFKYQLPPFQAAIEAGASSIMSFYNVPNNEMSADQLPKELWYSETEQFEQVAGAYNKGLITDLLRNTMGFKGYVNSDSGVLAGMAYGVEGLTIEQRFAKAIRAGTSIFSDNNDPSGLISAVNKGVLGEEELTPSLTLLLTEMFDLGLFENPYVDPAAAQEIADSPANQARADEAHLKSVTLLRNDKGMLPLTDTKLATTKLYVEVFNGANSAAQTASMKQLIAKEDPSVNIVNTLEEANAALVVLRPKPYEYPDLSTVEIQLNQLTGIDVAKVKQIEAAVPTALVINMTNPWVINEVEPGAAAVVATYSVKAEALLDVLRGRFNPTGKLPITIPASQEAVEKNAPDVPGYAEAFDYTYTNAAGDDYTFGFGLSYEANVSDISATLTGETSVTAGKTFNLNFGLDKVAQNVYAQELTLNFDPAKVDFVDATSLKAGLEIVSKEVKAPGKVRIIFASLGAGNAINSDGDLLRLQLKAKSNAQIASTDVKLTNIILADGNGVETPLAEASKSINIGYIKGDINGDGKVSIGDLGIVAAAFGKTDKSPDWADYKAADVKTDGKIDIFDLSTVAQLIE
- a CDS encoding cache domain-containing protein translates to MSKYKQWLYQLSYKKRIWLSFVILITLAISTTGTMTYFIAAKILNRNASELSQNSLNKSAQVFDEKLRQIIVSVMTLTISESFKDILNNACAGDTQNYYQLLSSIQTPFSQIQALEPAVQSILITTSIGEFYPTNDVRLKENSFFNTEMYKLISEYQHAIWIEGHEDTFFWRKEKVISLVMQPLTESLNNETYLIVNIKEQALIDLLMKNVEETGQRFYLVSNKGDLVFSSESRTLSCFHESRFIENINQDTRGSFEYGGTNNSLLIN
- a CDS encoding sensor histidine kinase, with product MKQIRLIKWVSLLIMIGCLLLSMIYSNILTAILLKPLLKLRNLMVKVEHSNDLSVRFESEYQDEVSQVGRKFNSMLEELALSIKETEEIEIKKRKAEIKALQAQIDPHFLYNTLNTIYWKAQLHQSDEVKEMVLSLSRMFQLGLNNGFDYTTLEKEIEHVKQYLFIQKKCYTNLFDYKVTIDLENDSIIDITILKVILQPLVENSILHGFKNRKSGGLIHIWIRKTEEHLVITVEDNGEGMNVDEIKQSLQVPTQKTGYALRNIYHRLQLYYGEDSEMTFESIPDQKTSITLTISMKGRDGYGETV
- a CDS encoding response regulator, with product MGMEKRFSMCVLDDIISVIDGISLGIPWANYGIEIIGTALDGDEGLKMALELNPDILLTDIRMPVMDGLELTRRIIEKSPACKVILLSGYTEFSYAQQAIRYGAFDFVAKPFSMEDIIEVVLKATEEIELERSKHKRIYEMEARVRESKPLLRQEYFNLLIRYSSSEESARAKWDFLEIDLKREGFVVMVAEIDRFSKTIQTLPIGEVELTRYALQNILEETINEYTQGVVFRESMNRLVIIYNSTDQIESGALAEICCNNCALYSRHTVSIGVSLSTNLISEIHLGYQQAISALSYNFYTGGNGAFRYGDFGQMSQHLRTYSLDQEKELLFAVRSGNQEAALGVLQQIYEDCAKIQPLPNPQYLITMYDELVYMVLRVLEEKLHKEDLQELKAEIEAHKKTDRMSLLELQKSLEQLCMNGCVLQDKHRTTEAERIIHRAIEYMKGNLHLDLSVNECATLVHLSSSYFSNLFKKVTGQTFLQFVTNERIDQAKLMLMKGHQVQEVAADIGYEDRRYFSEVFKKNTGMTPSEFKQAYYK